CGGGCGCGGCAGTTCGGCGGCCGTCTCCCCGTACTCGTCACTGACGACGAGCATGCGGGACGCCAGCCTGAGCGCCTTGCGGTCGGCGAGCCCCCGGCGCACCTCCGCCGCGTACGACGCGCGCCGGCCCAGCTCGTGCCGGAAGTGGCGGGCCAGCTGCGGCAGGCTCGGCGCGATCCGGCGGGCCGCCACCGGACCGTCGTGCTCCTGCGCGTCCAGCACATGGGGCAGCCACTTGGCCCACTCCCAGTCCGCCAGCCGCTCGCCCGGCACCCCGAGCGCCACGGCCACGTCGTCGGGCGCGTGGGAGACGGCGACCTGGACGAGGAGCGCGCGGGCCACCCGCAGCACGCCCTCCCGGTCACCGACCACGCTGACATTGCCCGCGCGGTCCAACGGCACGGTGATCGGGCAGTCGTTGGCGACCGAGTAGCGGGCCAGCAGCGCCCGCGCCTCGTTCAGCATGAACGGGTCCGGCGGGGTCAGCACCCCGCCCTGGTTCTGCCCGATGGCCAGATCCGCCACGGGTACGTCACCGGTGCCGACGCGCACCCGCAGGAAGTCCGCGTCCTGCCGCCGCCGCTCCCAGAGCCGGGCGGGGTCGCGCACCAGGTCGTACAGCGCCTCCGGGGGCGGATTCAGCACCCGCGCGAGCGCCCGCCGCTCCCGCTCCCGCTCCCCGAACTCCTCACGCAGCTCCTCCAGGTACTCCAGATACCGCTCCCGCTGCGTGCGCCGGGTGCGCTGGGCCTTGCCGCGCTGGGAGAGGAAGAGGGCGACCGCGCCGAGCAGCGCGAACACCAGCACGATCGCACCGAGCGCCGCGAACTGGCTGTTGCGGATCACGGTCATCATCACGACCGAGCCCATGACCCCCGCCATCGGCAGCAGCGCCGTGGCCGCCGTCCCCGCCTTGCCCTCCGGGAGGTTCGGCGGTGGCTCGATGGTCCGGGCCCCGGCGGCGCCGAGCGGCCGGGTGCTCCGAGCGGGCCGGTGAATCAACTCCTGGGTCACGAACGGACCCCTTCTTCTCCATGCCGGTGGTCGGTGGTCGGTGTGTCGGTGGTGGCTGTGCCGGTGCCGGTGCCGGTGCCGGTGCCGGTGCCGGTGCCGGTGGCGGTGGCCGTACCTGTGGCCGTGCCTGTGGCTGCGGCGGGACGGTGGTCGCTCATCGCATCCTCACCGCGCGGGTCATCGCCTCCGCCGCCAGCGTGATCGCCGCCGCGCGGGTCTCCTGGCCCAGCAGGGCGGTGCGGATGGGGCCGCCCTGGGCGAGGTGACGGTCGTAGGGGACGGTGACGACATGGACGCCGGACTCCTTGAGATGGGCGACGGCCGTGGCGCGGTCCAGCGTGACGTCGGGGGAGTTGGCGGTCAGCGCGACGACGGTCGAGGAGAGCGCGGAGTGCGGCAACTGGCCGAGCCAGTCGAGGACCTGGCGGGTGCCGTTGACGCCCTCGGCGGTCATCGGCGCCACGACCACCCGCGCGTGGGCGGTGTCCATCGCCGTACGGGCCACCTCGCCCGGCAGGGTCTCGCAGTCCACCACGGTCACCGCGAAGTAGCGGCGCAGCGCGAGGGTCACCGTGCGGTACGTACGGATGTCCAGCGGGGCCCCGACCCGGCCCTGGCTGGCGGGCAGCAGCCAGCCGCCGTCCGACACGGGCACGAGGTAGCCGGTGACATCGGTGAGCTGCATGGCCGGGTTGAGGATCCGCGCGAGGTCGGCCGCCGCCCAGCGCACCGAGTCGGCGCCCATCCGCACCGGCAGCGTGCCGAGTGCCGCGTCGGCCTCCAGCGTCAGCACCGGGTCGTGCCGGTAGTGGTTGAACGTCCGTCCCAGCAGCGCGGCCATCGTCGACTTCCCGACCCCGCCCCGGATCGACGTCACCGCGATGACCCGCCCGGTCGTCACCGGTTGCTGCAACTCCCGTGCGATCCGCGTCTCCTCGGCCACGTCCTGCGCGGCCGACCCCGCCAGCTTCCGGATCGACCGCCCCGTCCGTCGAGCGACGGATTCCCCGTGCTGGGGCCGCCCGAGCGCATGGGCCAGCCGAGGATCGACGGTGGGCACGGACTCGGGGGCGTGCAGGGGGGTCTGCGGGGGGTGGGAGCCTCGGGGGGCGGGGGCGGCAGGCCCTGGCGAGGGGTGGCCGCCTGGTTCCCCCTGCCGACCCGCGTCGCCGGGCGCGGCGGGCGGCTGCGCGGCGGCCTGGGGAAGCCCGGTGCGGGGATCCACGACGGGCGCGTGCGGCAAGGGCCGCGCCTGGCTTCCGTCCGGCCCGACCGGTGGCTGCGCACCGGGCTGCAGCGGCGGTCGGCCGATGGGCGTGGGCGGTACCGGCGGGTGCGTGACGGGCGTCGGCTGTACCGGTGGCTGTGCCGCGGACGCCGGCTGTACCGGCGGTTGCCCGGAGGGCGTGTCGTGGCCCGGTGCCGGTCGTGCGGCCCAGCCGCTGTCGGTCGCCTGCGCGGCCCCAGGCTCCTCGGCCCTCTCAGGCCTGCCCGTCGGCTCGGCCCCTTCCGGCGCTCCCGCCGGCTCCGTGGGCACCGAGCGCACCAACCTCAGCGTCGGCTCGGCTCGGCGGGGCGGTGGCTGGGGGGTCGCCTCGTCGCCCCCGGTGGCCGTGTCCTGTCGACCCAGCTCGCGCAGCACATCCCGCTGCCAGTCCCCTGCCTGCGCCATGTGCGGCCCCCAGCTCCTAAGCGAACGTGTCGAGCAGTCGTCCGTACACGCCGAACACCCCGATGAGCAGCGGGAACAGGGTGATGACGCCGATCGATTCGAGGGTGTCGCCGAAGCGCCGGAGCCGTACGCGCACATGCTCGGCCGGCTGCACGGCGAGCACCAGCAGCGGCAGGGCGGCGAGCAGGACGAGGGCGGCGAGCGGACCGGCCGCCCCGCCGGAGTGGTCCAGCCAGGCCGACACCAGCCGCACGGCGAGCGCGGCTGCCGCACCGAGCAGCACCACGACCTCGGCGACCAGCGGGAACGCCCGCGCGCGCAGCGCGAGGACGACCATGGTGACGACGGCCAGCAGCACGGTCCACTTGGTGGGGGCCCGGAGGGCGAACACCCCGGCCGCGGTCGCCGACACGGCCATCGTGACCGTCGCCAGCGCCAGGCCCCGGTGCGTCGCGGTGAGCGCCGCCGACACCTGGAAACGGCTCACGGACGCACCCCCGGAACGCCGGTCGTCGAGCCCGGAGAGCCCCGACGCCATCAGCGCCAGCCGGGGCAGCAGCCCGAGCACGACCACGGAGACCACGGCCAGCACGGCCCCCACCTCGGCCTGCTCCGGGACCGACAACGACACCGCGCCCGACACCGCCGCGGCGACTCCCAGCCAGCACACCGAGACCCCGGCCAGCGCCCCCGCCCCGACCAGCCCACCCCGCCCGAGCGGCGTGAACAGCCCGAGCAGGGCGAGCGTGCCGACCCCGGCCGCGGCCATGGCCGCCACCTGCGGCATCCCGGACCACCGCTGAGCTTCCGCCAACGTCGACGCGCCCAGCAGCCCCAGCGCACCGGCCGTCGAGATCAGCGTCGTGGCCAGTCCCCGCTTCCCGGCCCGCCCCAGCAGCGCACCCGTGAGCGCCGCCATCAGCGCGACTCCGAGGAGCGCTCCGGCGACGACCCCGGGCTCGTAGGCGTCCCGTGCGAACAGTCCGGCGGCCACGGCCCAGCCGACCGTGGCGAGCCCGGCGGTGACCCGGCGTGCGGCCGGCCCCCAGCGCAGGCCACGGGCGTCGAGATCCTCGGCCGCCTCGTCCGTGACGTCGTGCACGACGGGTGCCGACGGCGCGTCCTCGGCCCGGACGAGCCGCAGCACGGCGCCGTCCGGTATCCCGGCCGTCTCCAGGGTGCTGTCGTGGGCCAGCGCGGAACCGTCCGCCGTGACGAGATGCCGCAACTCGGGCTGCCCGCCCACCCGGTCGTCGAGCAGCCGCATGATCTCCGGCAGCAGCAGCCCGACCGGTTCCCGCGACGGCAGCACGAGGTCCACCCGCCGCCGCTCACCCACCAGCGTGACCCGGCTGAGCGCCGTCCGCGCACCACCCGTGGCCTGCCTCAACGTCCCCGTAGACATCACGTTTTCGAACCTATCACCGGGGAGAAGTGCTGGTCGGGGCTGTGGAAACCGGTGGGGAAGCCGGTGTGGAAGCCGCCGGGGAGACGCTTGTGGAAACCGAGGGGGAGGGCGTGACCGACGGCTGCACCGAACTCCCGTACGGACTCTTCCCGATGATGCGGTTCGACACGAACGACCACCCCACACATCCCGCACACAACACCGCCGCGATGACGATCCCGGCGAAGACCTTCCCGATCCGTTCGTCCACCGAGCGCCGTTGCCGCTGCGCCCCGAACAGCAGGGCGTCCCGCAGCCGTCGACGCCGCACCGACACCGACTCCAGCAACTGGCTGTCGTAATCCTGCGCTGCCACGGCTACGGAACCCCGTTCGCTTCTCTCTCAGAGTCGTTCCGTCAGCCGATCTGGTCGACCGCCGCGCGGGCCCTCGCCAGCGTGGACTGGGCCGTGCCGTCGTTCTGTTCGAGCGTGGTGCGGACCAGGCGGATGATCTCGCGAACCTCGCCGGCCGCCTTCTTCCAGCGCTCTTCCTTGCCGTGGTAGTCGTCCGAGACACCGTCCGCCTGGAACTCGGTCATCGCGGCCTTGACGGCGGCGTCACGGTCGCCGAGCACCCGCTCCAACTGCGCCACGATGGTGCCGAGCGCGGTCTGCACCTCGCCGGAGGCCCCGGTGTCGTACGAACGGCGGTCCTGGTTCTGAGCCATGAGTACTTCCCCCTCGTTCCTGCTCGTCGCTGCTTATCGGGCGCCGAAGCGGGCCGCGTCGAAGTTGGCCAGGCCCATGTTCTGGTTGGCGTTGTCCTGGGACTCCACGTCACCGGTGCCGAACGCGTTGTCCATGCCCGACTGACCGCCCAGGATCGCGGCGAGCGAGCCGTTCAGATCGGCGGTGATCTCGTCCGCGCGGTTCTTGAACGAGTCGAACGCCAGCTTGCCCGCGCCGTTGAACTTGCCCTCCAGCGGCTCCGCCGCGCTGATCAGCAGCTGGATCAGCGTCCCGAGGTCGTCGCTCGAACCGAGCGTGCTCTTGCCGAGCTCCGCCAGGGTCGTCGCCCCCATGTCGAACTTCACGTCGTGTCCACCCCCGTGTGTCTGGGTCACCTACGTCTCGAACATGCTCTCCCACAACGCGTTGCACCCGCAACGCGCTTGCCGGACCGGTGACACCATCGGAACACAACGCGAACACCCTCGTGGTGCCGCACCGTTTCCCGGCGCGGGCCTCGGCTGAGACGCCGTCCCCGGACCAGGCCCTTCCACCGGGCCCTGACCTTCCGGACCCGCCTCCACGGCGTGCTGTCCCTCGAACTCGCGGGCCACTTCGCGGGATCCGAAAAATTCCTGAACCGCCGTGCAACCCTCCCCCCACCTCGCGGGTCGTACGTGGCATCAGGACTTCTCGGAGGGGGATCTGGGGGGATCGCGGGGGTCTTGATACGGAGGGGAAAGCCGAGGGGCCCGATCCAGTGGACCGGGCCCCTCGAAACATGTCGGCGCCGACCAGCGCATCCCAGATCCTTTGAACGCACCCCAGATCCTTTGAACGCACCCCGGAGCCGTTCAACGCACCCCGGATCAGAAGAACACCCCACACCGCAACAGCACGTTCGCGTACGGCCGCGCCTCCCCGGTCCGTACGACCAGCCGAGCGCTCGCCGACAGCTCCTTCAGCTTCTCGTGGGAAACCAGTTCCAGCTCGGGGAAGCGGTCCTGCAGCAGCGCCGTCGCCTCCAGATTCGCCTCACACACCTCGTACGCGGCCGTCGCCCCCTCGACCACGATCTCGTCGAGCAGCCCCTCCAGCACCTCCGCGAAGGACGGGACCCCCGCCCGGAACGCCAGGTCGACCACCCTCGGCCCCTGGGGCACCGGCATCCCCGCGTCGCACACCAGCACCCCGTGCCCGTGCCCCAACTCGGCGATGGCGCCCGCCAGATGACGGTTGAGTATCCCGGCCCGCTTCACAGCGCCGCGACCTCCTCGGCGGTCGGGAACGACACCTGAGCCCCGGCCCGGGTCACGGCGGCCGCCCCCACCCGGGCCGCGTACGCGGCGGCCTCGGCGGGCTCGGCGCCCGCGCCCAGCCGCCACGCCAGCGCCGCCGTGAACGCGTCCCCGGCCCCCGTGGTGTCCACGGCGTCCACCTTCACGGCCGCCACCCGCGCACTGCCCTCGGCGGTGGCGACCAACGCGCCCTCCGCGCCCAGCGTCACGACCACCGAACGCGGCCCGAGCGCCAGCAGCGCCCGCGCCCAGTCCTCCGGCGAGCCCGCCAGCTCACCCCCGACGATGACCTGCGCCTCGTGCTCGTTGACGATCAGCGGATCACAGGCTGCCAGCACCTCCGCCGGCAACTCCCGCGGCGGCGACGGGTTCAGCACGAAACGGGTGCCCTCCGGGAGCCGCCGCACGACCTCCACCACCGTCTCCAACGGGATCTCCAACTGCGCGGAGACGACCCGGGACGCGCGCAGCAGGGCCTCCGCCGCCCGCACGTCCCCCGGGGTCAGCTTCCCGTTGGCGCCCGGCGACACCACGATGCTGTTGTCGCCCGACGGATCCACCGTGATCAGCGCGACCCCGGTGGGCGCCCCGCCGACCAGGACCCCGGCCGTGTCGACCCCGGCCGCGCGCTGCGAGTCGAGCAGCAGCCGCCCGTTGCCGTCGTCGCCGACCCGCGCCAGCAGCGCCGTGCGCGCCCCGAGCCGGGCCGCCGCCACCGCCTGGTTGGCGCCCTTGCCGCCCGGATGCACGGCCAGGTCGGAGCCGAGCACGGTCTCCCCGGCCCCCGGCCGCCGCTCGACACCGATCACCAGGTCGGCGTTGGCCGATCCCACGACCAGAAGGTCGTAGTCGTACATGCGTGCTCCTTCATCCGTCTTCGTCGTCAGCCGCTGAACTCGGCCACGTTCTGCGACGTGACCACCTTCACCGGCACCATCACCGACTTCTCGACCTTCTCGCCCTTGGCGGCCTCGACCGCGTTGCGCACCGCGATCCTGCCGAGTTCGGCGGGCTGCTGCGCCACCGACGCGTACAGCGTGCCCGCCTCGACGGCCTTCAGCCCGTCGGCGGTGCCGTCGAACCCGATGACCTGGACGGACTTGCCCGCCTTGGAGCCGAGCGCCTTGATCGCGCCGAGCGCCATCTCGTCGTTCTCCGCGAACACGCCGTCGACGTCGGGATTGGCCTGGAGGAGGTTGGTCATCACGTCGAGACCCTTGGTGCGGTCCCAGTCGGCGGGCTGCTTGGCGAGGACCTTGATGCCCGGGTAGGCCTTCAGTCCCTCGGCGAAGCCGGCGCCGCGCTCCCGGCTGGCGGAGGTGCCCGCCTGGCCCTGGAGGATGACGATCTCGCCCTTGCCGCCGAGCTTCTCGGCGAGCGACCTGGCGGCCAGCTCGCCGCCGCTGACGTTGTCCGAGGCGACGAGCGCGGCCGTGTTCGCGCCGTTGACCGCGCGGTCGACGGCCACCAGCGGGATGTCCGCCTTGTTGACGGCCTTCGCCGCCGGGGTCACCGCGTCGGAGTCCACCGGGTTGACGATGATCGTGCCGAGGCCCTCACTGGTGAAGTTCTGCAACTGGTTGGCCTGCTGCGAGGCGTCGTTCTGCGCGTCGGTGACCGACAGGTCCACGCCCAGCTTCTTCGCCTCGTCCTGGGCACCCGCCCGGATCTGCACGAAGAAGGGGTTGTTGAGCGTCGACAGCGACAGCCCGATCTTCTCGGTCTTCGCCGCCGACGAGCCGCTGTGCAGGAAGGAGGTCGCGCCCACGATCGCCGCCGCGGCCACGGCCGCCAGCACGTACGTCACCGCCTGCTTCTTCCGGTCCCCGGAGCCACCGGCCCCCGCCGGGACCGGAGTCGCCCCCGCCTTCCGCCGCACGGTGTCCAGCAGCACGGCCAGCGCGATCACCACACCGATGACGACCTGCTGCCAGAAGGCGGACACGGACAGGAGGTTGAGGCCGTTCCTGAGCACCGCCAGGATCAGCGCGCCGATCAGCGTGCCCGACGCCTTGCCCGTACCGCCGGCCAGCGAGGCGCCGCCGATGACGACCGCCGCGATCGCGTCCAGCTCGTAGCCCTGCGCGGCCTGCGGCTGCGCGGAGGAGAGCCGCGAGGCGAGCACGATGCCCGCGGCGGCGGCGAACAGCCCGGACAGCGCGTAGATCGCCAGCTTCTGCCGCTTCACCCGCAGCCCGGAAAGGCGGGCCGCCTCCTCGTTGCCACCGATCGCGTACATGGCACGCCCGATGTACGTACGCCCGAGGATCACGGCCGTCACGCCGCCCAGCACCAGCATCACCAGGACCGGCACCGGCAGCCAGCCGCCCAGGTTGTCACCGAGGTGCGACACCGACTCGGGGAACGCGATCGGGCTGCCCTGCGAGATCACCAGCGACAGACCGCGCCCCACCGACAGCATGGCGAGGGTCGCGATGAACGGCGGCAGCTTCCCGTACGAGATGAGGAAGCCGTTGACGAGACCGCACGCGACACCGGTGACGATCGCGAGGATCACGGCTATCCAGACCGGCACGCCCTCCGAAGTGGCGCTCCAGGCAAGCACGGTGGCCGACAGCGCCGCCACCGAACCGACCGACAGGTCGATGCCCGCCGAGACGATCACGAAGGTCACACCGAACGCGAGGATCGCGGTGACGGCGGCCTGGACACCGATGTTGAGCAGGTTGTCGGCCGTCAGGAAGTCGCCGGACAGCACCGACATCGCGACGACGAGGACGATGAGCGCGGTCAGCGCGCCGTTGTCGAGCAGCAGAC
The DNA window shown above is from Streptomyces akebiae and carries:
- the eccD gene encoding type VII secretion integral membrane protein EccD, which gives rise to MSTGTLRQATGGARTALSRVTLVGERRRVDLVLPSREPVGLLLPEIMRLLDDRVGGQPELRHLVTADGSALAHDSTLETAGIPDGAVLRLVRAEDAPSAPVVHDVTDEAAEDLDARGLRWGPAARRVTAGLATVGWAVAAGLFARDAYEPGVVAGALLGVALMAALTGALLGRAGKRGLATTLISTAGALGLLGASTLAEAQRWSGMPQVAAMAAAGVGTLALLGLFTPLGRGGLVGAGALAGVSVCWLGVAAAVSGAVSLSVPEQAEVGAVLAVVSVVVLGLLPRLALMASGLSGLDDRRSGGASVSRFQVSAALTATHRGLALATVTMAVSATAAGVFALRAPTKWTVLLAVVTMVVLALRARAFPLVAEVVVLLGAAAALAVRLVSAWLDHSGGAAGPLAALVLLAALPLLVLAVQPAEHVRVRLRRFGDTLESIGVITLFPLLIGVFGVYGRLLDTFA
- a CDS encoding pore-forming ESAT-6 family protein — translated: MAQNQDRRSYDTGASGEVQTALGTIVAQLERVLGDRDAAVKAAMTEFQADGVSDDYHGKEERWKKAAGEVREIIRLVRTTLEQNDGTAQSTLARARAAVDQIG
- the rbsD gene encoding D-ribose pyranase, which codes for MKRAGILNRHLAGAIAELGHGHGVLVCDAGMPVPQGPRVVDLAFRAGVPSFAEVLEGLLDEIVVEGATAAYEVCEANLEATALLQDRFPELELVSHEKLKELSASARLVVRTGEARPYANVLLRCGVFF
- a CDS encoding ribokinase codes for the protein MYDYDLLVVGSANADLVIGVERRPGAGETVLGSDLAVHPGGKGANQAVAAARLGARTALLARVGDDGNGRLLLDSQRAAGVDTAGVLVGGAPTGVALITVDPSGDNSIVVSPGANGKLTPGDVRAAEALLRASRVVSAQLEIPLETVVEVVRRLPEGTRFVLNPSPPRELPAEVLAACDPLIVNEHEAQVIVGGELAGSPEDWARALLALGPRSVVVTLGAEGALVATAEGSARVAAVKVDAVDTTGAGDAFTAALAWRLGAGAEPAEAAAYAARVGAAAVTRAGAQVSFPTAEEVAAL
- a CDS encoding ABC transporter permease/substrate-binding protein, whose product is MATDTLKSSTGASGASGASGLRRLLLDNGALTALIVLVVAMSVLSGDFLTADNLLNIGVQAAVTAILAFGVTFVIVSAGIDLSVGSVAALSATVLAWSATSEGVPVWIAVILAIVTGVACGLVNGFLISYGKLPPFIATLAMLSVGRGLSLVISQGSPIAFPESVSHLGDNLGGWLPVPVLVMLVLGGVTAVILGRTYIGRAMYAIGGNEEAARLSGLRVKRQKLAIYALSGLFAAAAGIVLASRLSSAQPQAAQGYELDAIAAVVIGGASLAGGTGKASGTLIGALILAVLRNGLNLLSVSAFWQQVVIGVVIALAVLLDTVRRKAGATPVPAGAGGSGDRKKQAVTYVLAAVAAAAIVGATSFLHSGSSAAKTEKIGLSLSTLNNPFFVQIRAGAQDEAKKLGVDLSVTDAQNDASQQANQLQNFTSEGLGTIIVNPVDSDAVTPAAKAVNKADIPLVAVDRAVNGANTAALVASDNVSGGELAARSLAEKLGGKGEIVILQGQAGTSASRERGAGFAEGLKAYPGIKVLAKQPADWDRTKGLDVMTNLLQANPDVDGVFAENDEMALGAIKALGSKAGKSVQVIGFDGTADGLKAVEAGTLYASVAQQPAELGRIAVRNAVEAAKGEKVEKSVMVPVKVVTSQNVAEFSG